One stretch of Narcine bancroftii isolate sNarBan1 unplaced genomic scaffold, sNarBan1.hap1 Scaffold_154, whole genome shotgun sequence DNA includes these proteins:
- the LOC138750488 gene encoding uncharacterized protein — protein sequence MTAWCKGDTQCVPVPLMDHIFPLLPPACMLQPTTIAKAGIQWFCKQWLTTDSGELSLYWSLSHHISMSITSLCFPFTLQLLRCVCWPGSTHDARVLTNSPLYRKEEDQGGYHFPPDVSKNVNGVKVPAHLVGDLAYPLRNWLMKGFTQHQGLDLDQQRFNKALNSARIVVEHAYCRLNGCRWCLSNRLDISTTLVPGVVFARCVLHNICEINKEDFLSEWTLVEADGPAPISTDCHNQQAHGHQAIHSAILSIL from the exons ATGACAGCTTGGTgcaaaggggatacccaatgtgtgccggtgccattgatggatcacatattcccattattgcccccagcttgcatgctgcagcctactacaatcgcaaaggcTGGCATTCAATGGTTCTGCAAGCAGTGGTtgaccacagattctggtgagctaagcctttattggtctttatcacatcacatctcaatgtctatcacttcactgtgctttccattcacgttacagcttctcagatgtgtttgttgGCCGGGCAGTACCCATGATGCCCGAGTGCTTaccaactctcctctgtatagaaaggAAGAGGACCAGGGCGGATACCACTTCCCACCTGAC gtgtccaagAATGTTAATGGAGTAAAGGTTCCAGCGCATCTTGTGGGTGATCTGGCATATCCACTACGAaactggctgatgaaggggttcacacagcaccaaggactggatctggatcagcaaagatttaacaaggcccttaattctgcaaggatagtggtggaacatgcatatTGCCGTCTAAATGGCTGCCGGTGGTGCCTATCCAACCGTCTGGATATCTCTACCACCTTAGTCCCAGGTGTTGTGTTTGCTCGCTGTgtcctgcacaatatatgtgagattaacaaggaagactttCTGTCAGAGTGGAcgttggttgaagcagatggtcctgcacccattagcacagattgtcacaatcagcaggcccatgggcaccaggccatccattctgccattttgtccatcctgtaa